The DNA sequence AATCATCAAAAGAAACGATTTCTGCACGAATAAATCCTCTCTCAAAATCTGTATGAATTACCCCTGCAGCCTGAGGTGCTTTCGTTCCTTTTTTTATTGTCCAGGCTCGGACTTCTTGTTTTCCAGCAGTAAAGTATGTTTCTAAACCTAATAATTGGTAAGCAGCTTTAATGAGTTGGTCTAAACCAGACTCTGCAATACCGAGTTCATTTAAGAACTCTTCTTTTTCTTCTCCATCAAGCTCTGCAATTTCAGATTCAATTTTTGCGCAAACAACTATTACTTCCGAACCTTCTTCAGCTGCAAATGCTTTTACCTTTTGGACATAAGGATTATCACTTACATCAAGTATTTCCTCTTCACTTACGTTAGCGACATAGAGGACTGGTTTCATCGTTAATAAATGTAGGCCTTTAGCAATTTTCTCCTGTTCAGTATTTAATTCCACACTTCTCGCTGGTTTTTCTTCCTCAAAAGCATTGCGAAGCTTGTCCAATACTTCAAATTCAGCCATTGATTGTTTATCTTTTTGTTTTGCTTGTTTTTCTACTTTTCCAATCCTTTTTTCAACTGTCTCTAAATCAGCAAGGATTAATTCAAGATTAATGACTTGGATGTCTCTTATAGGATCAACACTTCCTGAGACATGCGTAATGTTTTCATCATTAAAACAACGTACAACATGTGAAATAGCATCGACTTGGCGTATGTGAGATAAAAACTTATTCCCTAACCCTTCACCTTTACTGGCACCTTCCACAATACCGGCAATATCTGTAAATTCAAATGCTGTAGGTACTGTTTTTTTCGGTTCAACTAATTCTGTTAATTTATCTAACCGATAATCTGGTACCTCTACAATACCTACATTTGGATCAATTGTACAAAATGGATAATTTGCAGATTCTGCACCTGCCTGCGTAATTGCATTAAATAACGTTGATTTACCTACATTCGGTAACCCGACTATTCCAGTTGTTAAAGCCATTTTTTTGCTCCTTTATTAAAAATAATATTTTTATTGTTTAATATGTTTACATTTTACATTAACAAAGGCTCTTCTAGCATAGATTGTTGTTTTTAAGTATATTTATATGCTTGGCTGCCAATACAGGCGGAAGCTTTCCGCGGGCAAGGACACCTTTCGTTTCACCAAGCTGAAAAAAGCAACAAATTTTACGAAAACAGCCTAAACAAACAGTCATTCATCCTTAACAATTATAGGTTTTGTACTACAATTCCGCAAGTGTCTATACAGAAAGACTGAAAACAAGCTTCATCAAGCTCTTTTTAAGTCACTTCTTAGAAGAGTTGAAGAGATGCTGCCACATGCCTTTAAAGTAGTAGTGCTCTTCTCTCTACTACGCATGGCATCATTCTCACCAACAAGCTTTTTCTTTCAAAAAAAGAGACTTAATAGGTAACATCCCCCCTTTAAGTCTCTGATCATTATAAACTCATGCATCTTCTTTTATATAAAAATAAACGATTACTTTTAAATTAAATCTATAAGACCATACTGATTTCTTCCTTTCTCCATGCCAACACTTGCAAATGTAGTAGAAATAACATTCGACTACTTTGAAGCCAGTAACTCATGAATTAAAGTGGAAATCCATCTAAATAAACGAAATGAATAAACATACCTGTGATGTTATAGTTTGAAAAAATCTATACAATTAAACGAAGGATAGAGCACCTTTCAGTCGTGCTTTAATCGTCTTTTCTATTTAACACTCGTTTTACTTTCTTATTAAACTCTTTTCTAGGAAGCATGACACTATGATTACAACCACAGCACTTAATACGAATATCCATTCCCATTCGTATAATCTCCCATTTATTTTCTCCGCACGGGTGAGGTTTTTTCATTTCTACAACATCGTGTAATTCAAAGTTTGAATTTGACATACAAGCATACCTCCCTACTAAAAACTCATTTCTCAAAATTATACTATATGTAGGATAGTTTATGCTAACATCCTCTTCCTCTCAATTAACCGTATTATCGTCAAATTTATGGATTATTGGGTGTAATAGAATTGCTGCTAAAATATATAAGTTCAACACACCGTACAATGGATAAAGTATCGATATCAATTTTGCAAAGCCTATCGTTGTTAAAGGAACCATTAAAATGAGTAATAATAAGGCGATCAGCCAAAACCTCATTTTCAAATACTCATATAGTCTTGTACATAATCCAAGAATACCTGAAGCTGCTGTTGTAAATATTGCTGCCCATAATAAAACTGTCATCACGATAATCATAAAATAAGGATAGTTCTTTAAAATTGCAAATAACGGTATTTCATATAACATGACTTCATTAGCGACTTTGATTAGAGACTCATTATATAATAACGATACGGCCCCTAATAATAATGCACTTCCAAAGCTAGCAATGAGCATTTCTCCTTTTTGTTTAATTTTACTACCAATAGCCCCTATTACTGCAACTAGAGGTAATATATTTAATGCTGTAAAAGTAAAGGCTGATGGCCAATTATGCTGCTTGCCAAAATCCATCTCAACACTAAATCCTGTTGTGACTTGAAAGATTACCAATGTACCTACTAGGAAGGTAATTAATATTGGAATTATAAATGCATTCATCGATGTCATGCCGTTAATACCCCATATGAACAATAATACTAATAGACTACAAATGATAAATACTCCATACCAATATGGAATGTTTACAGCTTGTAATGTCGCTCCCCCACCAGCAATCATGATCATTGTAGTTGAAAATAAGTATAAAATAATCATCCCATCATAGATGCGAGTTATTCTTTTCCCCATTAACTCCGTTAATACAGGAATATAGTGTTCCGATTCTTTTTCATAGCTTATTTTCATAATGACATAGGTACATATGAAAAAGAGTATTGAAAACAAAACGATTGCAAATGTACTCTCTGTCCCAAAAAACTCCCATAGTTCTCTACCAGACGCATACCCTGCTCCTATTATTGTACCAATAATTAAAAACATCCACTTAAAACCAGATAGCCACATCTTTTTCCCCTCTTTTTCCTGTTTTGACGTATAGTTCTAAAAAAATATCCGTATACTGTTACTATTATTTTAGAAATGAGGGTTGTATGATGCTTTCTGGACAACTTTTTCCACAAAAGAAAAATAACTCATTTCGAGCCCATATGAAACAACCGATTGTCACTAGTGATATGGCCAAAAAAATCTACTCCTTGTTACCTAAAGATAACAATCAACAAATAATTATTGTTTGTATCGGAACAGATCGTTCAACTGGAGATAGTTTAGGTCCACTTGTTGGTACTAAACTGCTAGAAAGAGGCTGTAAAAGGTTCCCTGTTTTCGGCACGCTTGAAAAGCCAGTTCATGCAAAAAACTTGGAAGAGACATTATCTTCTATTCAATTAAACTATGATAATCCTTTTATCATTGGAATAGATGCATGCTTAGGAAGGCATTCAAGTGTTGGTTATATGACAGTATCTGAAGGACCTGTGAAGCCAGGTGCTGCTGTCAATAAGGTGCTACCTGACGTTGGGAATATTCATATTACTGGTATTGTTAATGTTAATGGGTTTATGGAAATGATGGTTTTACAAAATACGCGACTATCACTCGTCATGGATATGGCAGATATTATTTCAAGAGCGATATCTCGTGCTGCTAGATGGTTAGAAACGGAGCCTGAGTGGTTACGGAAGCTTAATATAGCCGCTATTGGAGATAAATACTGATTATATTTTTTAAAAATACTACATCATAGTTTTATTGTTGCGAACTTTACATTAATAAGACCAAATTATTCGAAGGAAGCGAATGTACTGAAGTTGAATTCAATTCCTTTACACAGCAAAAAAAAAGAAGGTGTTCAAGATAGATTCATATCCTTTTTGCACACCTTCCAACATATTTTCTGGCGATCTGAAGTGCTACAAACAGATTGCCCTATGTGAACATGAATAACAAAGTATACATAATTTAAAGCAATGTTGTAATGAAAACCCCAACGATTGCAACAGGTATTGCTGGTAATAAGTTTGCTACCCTTATTTTAGGAACACCTAATAAATTCAAACCAATTCCAAGTATCATAATACCACCTACTGCAGTCACTTCTTGAATGAAAGAGTTTAATATAGCTTCAGGAACCCATGCGTCAATAAAAGTCGCCGTTAATGCAATTGTTCCTTGATAAATCACGACTGGAATAGCTGAAAAAATGACCCCTATTCCCATTGTTGCAGCAAATACTATTGCAGAAAATCCATCAAGGACAGATTTTGTAAGTAGTACTGAATGGTCGTGTCTTAATCCACTATCTAATGCGCCTATAATGGCCATCGCCCCAACAACATAAAGGAGAGTTGCAGCAACAAAACCTTCTGCTATTTTGTCATCCTTCTTCTTTTTCATTTTCTTTTCTATTATTTCACCAACACGATTAAGTTTCCCTTCAATATTCCATGCCTCCCCTAATACTGCTCCAAAAGCAAGGCTTAAAATCGTAATTAAGAACTGTTCACCTTCTAGCGTCATTGATACACCTAAAATAATGACTGCTAGTCCAATCGCTTTCATCACTGTTTCCTGTAACCCTTTTGATAGTTTTTTGAAGTTGATTCCTATTAATGTCCCTACAATAATTGCTATTCCGTTAACGATTGTCCCAAACAAAACCATAAGTCACTTTCTCTCCTAACTGTAAGAAATTCTAACACATTATTGCTATTATAGTCTTTTCATTCTTTATTGTCATAAAGTGACTCTTTAAAGCCTAAATCAACAACAAAGCCTAACATAGCAATAAGAAAAGACTAAAAATGAGCTTGAAGAAGGACACTGAAAAGTGGCGTTCTTTCACTTTTTCAGTGCCCTTAAGCAATCTGCGTAGCCGACGCCATCGTTTAAAAGCCTGATAGGACCGGGTTTCTCCTATCATGCGAGCGACTGCAATACAAATAAAAGGCACTGAAAAGTTGTTTTATACTTTTTCAGTGGCCTCGCTCGAAGCTCGTCTTTAGTCTTTTCTTAGAATTATACTTTCTTCTTATCTTTTTAAAAATACTCGAAGGTTAGTGACCTTCGAGTATTTTAATTTTGTCTTATTCTTTTTCTTCGTTGATTAATTGCAGTATTCTATCTAAATCTTCTTCAGAGAAAAATTCAATTTCAATTTTCCCTTTTTTCTTTCCTTTTTTAATTTGAACATTCGTTCCAAAGTATTCTTTTAAGTGCGATTCTCTTTCTCTAATGAATGGTGAATTAGTATCCTTCTTTTTCGATTTTGTTTCACGTGAAACATTTTCATTTAAGCGTTGTACCAACTCTTCTACTTGGCGTACATTTAACTTCTCATTTACCACTTTTTTTAGCGTATTAGATAATAGTTCTTTTCTTTTTAACCCTAACAAAGCACGCCCATGTCCCATTGAAAGCTTACCTTCTGCTATCAACTCTTGCGCTAAGGATGGTAGCTGTAATAACCTAACATGATTAGCAATATGAGGTCTACTCTTGCCTAGTTTCTTCGATAACTCTTCTTGTGTAACATTTAATTGCTCCATGAGCTTTTGGTATGCTTTGGCTTCCTCAAGTGGATTTAAGTTTTCTCGTTGTAAGTTTTCTATAAGTGCAATTTCCATCATTTCTTCTTCCGTCAGTTTTCTGACGACTGCAGGAATAACAGATAGATTTGCAGCTTTTGCAGCGCGATAGCGCCGTTCACCAACAACTATCTCATACCCTTTAATACTTTTCCTAGCAATGATTGGCTGTAAAACACCGTGTTGCTCAATAGAAGTCTTTAATTCTTCAATCGCATCTTCTTCAAAGTTTTTCCTAGGTTGATAAGGATTAGGTCTCAATTCAGAAATTTCTATCTCCTGAATTTTATCTTTTTTTTCATCGATATTATCAGGAAAAAAAACGTTTATTCCCTTCCCTAGTCCTTTAGCCATTGCTCATCACTTCCTTAGCTAAATCGATATAAACTTCCGCACCTCTTGATTTAGGATCGTACGTAATGATTGGTTCTCCATGACTAGGTGCTTCCCCTAAACGAACGTTTCGAGGAATAATAGTTTTGAAAACTTTCTCCCTGAAATACTTTTTCACTTCTTCTATTACTTGTATCCCTAAGTTCGTACGTGCGTCGAGCATTGTTAATAGGACACCCTCTATTTCGAGCTCATTATTTAAATGCTTTTGAACTAATCTGACTGTATTAAGCAATTGACTTAGTCCTTCGAGTGCATAATACTCACATTGCACTGGTATTAAAACAGAGTCTGATGCTGTTAATGAGTTGATTGTTAACAAACCCAATGAAGGTGGGCAATCAATAATAATATATTCATAATCTTCCTTCACTTGCTCTATTGCTCGTTTTAGCCTCACTTCTCTTGAAATTGTAGGTACAAGTTCAATTTCCGCTCCTGCCAATTGAATCGTTGAAGGTAATATATGAAGGCCCTCAACCTTTGTTGGAATAATCACATCTTTTGGTTTCAAATCTTCAACGAGCACGTTATATATACAATGATCGACATCCCCTTTGTCAATTCCAACACCACTAGTCGTGTTACCTTGAGGATCAATATCTATTAATAACGTTTTATTTCCTAAATGAGCAAGACATGCACTTAAATTAACAGCAGATGTC is a window from the Evansella cellulosilytica DSM 2522 genome containing:
- a CDS encoding YkvI family membrane protein; its protein translation is MWLSGFKWMFLIIGTIIGAGYASGRELWEFFGTESTFAIVLFSILFFICTYVIMKISYEKESEHYIPVLTELMGKRITRIYDGMIILYLFSTTMIMIAGGGATLQAVNIPYWYGVFIICSLLVLLFIWGINGMTSMNAFIIPILITFLVGTLVIFQVTTGFSVEMDFGKQHNWPSAFTFTALNILPLVAVIGAIGSKIKQKGEMLIASFGSALLLGAVSLLYNESLIKVANEVMLYEIPLFAILKNYPYFMIIVMTVLLWAAIFTTAASGILGLCTRLYEYLKMRFWLIALLLLILMVPLTTIGFAKLISILYPLYGVLNLYILAAILLHPIIHKFDDNTVN
- a CDS encoding ParB/RepB/Spo0J family partition protein; this translates as MAKGLGKGINVFFPDNIDEKKDKIQEIEISELRPNPYQPRKNFEEDAIEELKTSIEQHGVLQPIIARKSIKGYEIVVGERRYRAAKAANLSVIPAVVRKLTEEEMMEIALIENLQRENLNPLEEAKAYQKLMEQLNVTQEELSKKLGKSRPHIANHVRLLQLPSLAQELIAEGKLSMGHGRALLGLKRKELLSNTLKKVVNEKLNVRQVEELVQRLNENVSRETKSKKKDTNSPFIRERESHLKEYFGTNVQIKKGKKKGKIEIEFFSEEDLDRILQLINEEKE
- a CDS encoding DUF554 domain-containing protein, whose protein sequence is MVLFGTIVNGIAIIVGTLIGINFKKLSKGLQETVMKAIGLAVIILGVSMTLEGEQFLITILSLAFGAVLGEAWNIEGKLNRVGEIIEKKMKKKKDDKIAEGFVAATLLYVVGAMAIIGALDSGLRHDHSVLLTKSVLDGFSAIVFAATMGIGVIFSAIPVVIYQGTIALTATFIDAWVPEAILNSFIQEVTAVGGIMILGIGLNLLGVPKIRVANLLPAIPVAIVGVFITTLL
- a CDS encoding DUF951 domain-containing protein produces the protein MSNSNFELHDVVEMKKPHPCGENKWEIIRMGMDIRIKCCGCNHSVMLPRKEFNKKVKRVLNRKDD
- a CDS encoding ParA family protein; its protein translation is MGKVIAIANQKGGVGKTTSAVNLSACLAHLGNKTLLIDIDPQGNTTSGVGIDKGDVDHCIYNVLVEDLKPKDVIIPTKVEGLHILPSTIQLAGAEIELVPTISREVRLKRAIEQVKEDYEYIIIDCPPSLGLLTINSLTASDSVLIPVQCEYYALEGLSQLLNTVRLVQKHLNNELEIEGVLLTMLDARTNLGIQVIEEVKKYFREKVFKTIIPRNVRLGEAPSHGEPIITYDPKSRGAEVYIDLAKEVMSNG
- the yyaC gene encoding spore protease YyaC yields the protein MLSGQLFPQKKNNSFRAHMKQPIVTSDMAKKIYSLLPKDNNQQIIIVCIGTDRSTGDSLGPLVGTKLLERGCKRFPVFGTLEKPVHAKNLEETLSSIQLNYDNPFIIGIDACLGRHSSVGYMTVSEGPVKPGAAVNKVLPDVGNIHITGIVNVNGFMEMMVLQNTRLSLVMDMADIISRAISRAARWLETEPEWLRKLNIAAIGDKY
- the ychF gene encoding redox-regulated ATPase YchF is translated as MALTTGIVGLPNVGKSTLFNAITQAGAESANYPFCTIDPNVGIVEVPDYRLDKLTELVEPKKTVPTAFEFTDIAGIVEGASKGEGLGNKFLSHIRQVDAISHVVRCFNDENITHVSGSVDPIRDIQVINLELILADLETVEKRIGKVEKQAKQKDKQSMAEFEVLDKLRNAFEEEKPARSVELNTEQEKIAKGLHLLTMKPVLYVANVSEEEILDVSDNPYVQKVKAFAAEEGSEVIVVCAKIESEIAELDGEEKEEFLNELGIAESGLDQLIKAAYQLLGLETYFTAGKQEVRAWTIKKGTKAPQAAGVIHTDFERGFIRAEIVSFDDLIEAGSMTVAKENGKVRLEGKDYIVQDGDVIHFRFNV